The region GCCTGACATTCTTCAAGCCCCTGTTATCCTCGACAGCTGCGAAAATCGAGCTTACCTCGCGAATGAAGTTGAGCTTTACCGTTCGATGTGTGGAATGATCTACTGCAATTTATTTACCACAATATTTGTCCGACGTGGCAATGATTGGTGTGAAAAAACATGTTATACAAAAAACACAGCGCCTCTCAAGTGTCGGCGCAATTTCAACAAGGGAGATTTTTTTCCGCTTGCACATACACGTTTATAATTCTTCTCGCAGGTTTAATAAATCTGCGACACATCATTTCCACTGCAATTTTCTTAaccttttatttatttacattcactccgctcgtaaaaaaaaaacgtaatatAAAAGCTGAAACCAGTCGTTTGTTGCGCAGGACGTGAACCCGGAAGCCGAAAATCAAATAGTCGCTGAATCACAGAACAACGAAGTGCGAGTACAGTTTGCCGACGATCAAGCTGGAGCTGCCGCTAACGAGGCTGTGGCGCCAGAACTTGCGCCATTGGATGACGTGGAGGTGGCAGACGAAAACCGAAACAAAAGGTTCCTCAACTTTGATACCGGAAACGGCGGTAGCGGAGGCGGCTCTGGCAACTTCCTCTTTGACATCATCCGGGTAGGTTTCAAGTTTCATACAAATTATCGCTGCCTGTTTTGCCGAcgaactatacatataacatacGATGCGtggcaaaaaatgaaattaatatatCATAATCAAGGTCGTTCTGATCACTGGTAATTAGAACACTTGCGATGCATCGTGCAAAAAAGGATTATTTGCCGGAGGCTGAAGGTTGAACCGTACAACCTTCGGTCATTGGATGTGTGTAATTTCCACAGGGATATGATTCCGAGGTGGATTTTTCCGCTGGGACAATCGCACTGCGTTAAGAGGCAACAACTACGGCAAGTCAGCCGCAAGGGCACCTGGTGTAGACAGTGAAAGTCAGTTGCATGGTATCTGAATCAGCAGCGATTTAATGTGATTCAGAGTTATACGCTACTTTAAATTCTTTgaacaattataatatttataacggTCGCAACTGTGGTAGCGTATCGAATCGAGAACTTGGCAGTAAGGGTTATACTTTTGAAAGTACTTGTTGAAAACCACGCCGATCCAGTATCATATGCATTATCGCAATTGTTATTACGAAATTACGCCGCGCCAGAGGGTTTATATAAATACTTCGTCCTAATTACACGTCGTTTTAAAATGATTCAATCTAACTGTCACACATGGAAATACTAGTTTTTGCACTGACCGATACTTACTCCTGCGAAAAACCGGTAATGAATATCACTGGTATTCGTAAGAAATGCTGCTCGTTGAATACATTCTAGAAAGGGTGTCTCGAAGCGGGCCTTTCACTTGGATAATACATGCTGCAAAGTAATTTCGAACAGCTGAAAGGCCCACTTCGGATCAATACTGAGACATATCCGTGTCGAGAAGAGTCATCTTGAAAGTCTATATTTTTAATAGCACGAAGAAATCAAATGCCAATCATTATTTCCATAGTTGACCGGTCTCTTTGGCACCAGTAGTGTGAACTTCAGGATTTTATGAATGTTACCGCCAATCGTGAAACTACATAATCAAAATAACAGCCTAACGTAAGGAGCTAGATATATCGTTTGAAAGTAAGAAACACATGTAACAGCTGGAAGCCAACTCAAAGTCCAGGGCATGTGTGACGTGCAGAAAACGATACAGCATACTAAGAGGAGAAGTAGTTTCCAAGAACGTAGTAGTTTGAACTCAAAAAGTTGTCTTGTAATGCTTGAGACTTGAAACAGCATTCGTTCGAAACCTGTGTTGACTAATTGTAATAAAGATGTAAAAACTCTGGCGTAAGACTTCGCGTAACCTCTGACAGACGAGTCAGcggaataacgaaaaaaaaagaaagaacaaaaaaatacaacgaCAAGGTTGGAAAACTTCCGAGTCATGCTTTCATTTTATAAAGTTTGTCGCAACTGCCTTGTTTACGCGAGTGCTGCGCCGTTTTGCGGAGAAATCAACCAACACAGTCCAGAACAGACAAGAAAATTCGCACCGGTTCGTTGTTGCAAAAAGTGAAATGTATTTGAGTGATAGCCAAGCGACAGATTTTCACCTCGAAATAAACCAGGTTCGacatttctttcaaataaatattcgagACCAAAAAAATCATCCTCTACCTGTCCGATGATAATAAAACAGTCAAAGATTTATCAAAGAATCATGGATGCAATTGAATCCCCGCCACACCGCAACCTTTGCACTGACTTTCAAACGAAAGTTTCAAAGAACACACGCTGTGAAAAACCGCGTTGCCGTGAACTTCGCTCCGTATATAATCCACATTTTCAGAGATCGACGACTATGGGCTATTCATTGTCTAACCATGTGGTAAGAACCAGCGTATAAAACGTCCGAACGGATGCTGTGAATCTTTTTCAGGATGGCCGTCATACCGGAGCGTCGTAACTCGCATCTCGCAGAGAATGCTCAAACGGCCGAGGAGAAGTGCTGAGCGATACTTGTGCCGTGGAAAACGCGCCGCGGACCGCAAGCTGAGCCTCGTTTTGATCAATTTAACGATAAGACTATTCTATCTGCCTTTAGCAAACTGCGGATTCGGCGGCTCGCGCGGCTGGTACCGTGTACCGTGTCGTTGCAGGTACCCAAAGCCTTGGGCTTGGTCTTAGCGCGTCACGAGACATCGCCCCGATACCCGCTGCCCCGGCACCCATGGGTATGGGCATGGGCATGGGTATGGGTATGGGGATGCCTGCCCCGCCAAGTCCTTCAGCCCCAGGACCCGCTTCTTCGGCAGCGCCAGCCGGCAATCCAACCGCCGGTCCCGGGGTACGCCAATCCTGTCGACCACATTACTGACACTCACTGACACGTActttatctttctctcttactTTCTCTGTATTTTCCCTCTCCGCTTTTTTattcgtctttttttctttcttattttatttcttcatcatcttcttcttattcttattcttattcttccaCTTTTTCTTCGGTTGCTAAACTGTGGCACTCTCCGCTTTACCGAACTTGTTTCACGCCTTGCCTGATCAAATTGTGTTTCCAAGTTGAAATCCAGCGAACTATACGTGTGTGGATtgttggtaaatttttatattttaatacagCACGAAACTTTCTAGTCAACTTGCATACTTGGGTTATAATAATACTTTGTACAATGTTTCGCCTGGTGCGCAAGCAAggaactgaaatttatcttgTTAGAGAATAAATTACTGTCTACGCATTACGTCTCGGAATGAGACTTTGTATGTCAGCAATAATTGAAGTGCTCGGTCGTAGTTCAAAATTAACATTCATCAAACTAGTGCTACTTCTTATCAAGTGATGATGGAAAGTACGTGTGAGGACCTGCATAGTTCAGTGTCCGAGCAAAGAAACAAAGTTAAAGGACCACGCAAACCGTTACgtaatgagaatgaaaaaaattcaagacgtAATTTGCGAACAACGTCCATACGCCAATCAACCGCTCACAGATCATTACATCTTCGCAAAGAATCGTAAAGCGTGTTGATCACCATGTAACTGCAACGCGAGTCAATTATTTCCAATAACAATTAACGCCAAACAACCTGTAACCCGATTCTCGGTAATAATAAACCTATGGAGCATACCCAGTATTCGGTGAATTTCACGCTAAGACATGACAGCGTCGAGTTTCTCTAACCGATTTTCATGCACTGCTGAATCTGTAGAATAAAACACGAAATGCACTCGGTTAGTACGAAACGTCTTTGTGATAACGATCTCAATTTCACGTCCAGCCATAATTGTTATTGAACGTTGTAACGTTGTCGAGAAAAATGAACTGAAAACTCGCACGTCTTTTCCAATTCAACGTGTTGCAATTGTCACGCGTGCACGGATACGACGTCTTTTCGTAAGGCAGAATCCGTGTTCGCCTGCTCACGCACGCAATGATTAACCGAGGCTGCCAACTCGACTCAACTCAACTCAACTCAACTCTTTGTAATCATACTTGAACGTCACACGCATGTAACGCGCCGTTGTATTCATCGCACGCATTGCACTGTAATTTTCTATAAGGCACAACACGCACCAGCTGCTTCTTTGGCACCTTCGAAACttgattaattttcttataacTTACTATCGACTGTACTCAAGACCGTTCCTAATCCTCTCAACCTACGATTAACTTGTAATCTGGTTCGAGTATCAGTCTCTTTCCACTGTGAAAAAGATCGTCTCTTACAATaatcttcctctttctcttctgcCTGTGTCTGCCTGTTCTGTGTGTCTGTATACGTGTACAAGTCTCTTTGTCTGTTCTTCCTGACACGCATGTTGAATAATTACATATCAAGATTTAATTTCGGCTGCGTAAGCATTGTTCTGTCCCTTCTTTCGTTTCGGTCACATCGGAAATAGTTGgtctctatttttttctcctctttctttattttaatattatttttatcagtcagcttatatgtatataccatACCCGTCGTAAATATCGAATAAAGATAAGAAACAGCTCGTTTAACAAGCCAAAAATCAAAACACTTAGCCGGTCATCTTGATGTGTGATATCGAATGTTTCCGCATGCTACATGCTAACCTCACCTACTTCTCGTTCGACCAAACGATTAACAACCCTCCACGTCCTCTTCCACCCTTTCCCATCCCCTCTGTCAAATTTACCCCGAACCCAGAGCCTCTGGCTACCTCCAACGGTCCCGACGCGACGCAGACATCCTGACTAAAGACTTTCGGCGAGTCAGCACGGGCAACTGACGATCATCGAATTGTTTACGATGTTTTTAAATCtccaatgtataatattgttgttatgaaattttgtcaattttttgtctACTGTAATATCATCTGCACTGTAttgtttgtataattatatgtaatGTATCGCACGATTTCGCGGGAAGACTGGAaaagccattttttttttgtatttgtttttgtCAACATTCTTTCTTTTACCGTTCGCGTCAGGAACGCTCTGAAATAACTTGGAGAAACGCTTAAATTCGAACCTCGGGAAGTGATGAGCAACAAACGAAACACAAgatattgtttttcaaatcgcAAAGATTTGCGGAACCAGTTcggattggaaaaaaaaaaaaaaaaaaatggcccGAAAGTCTGCCCTTTTCATCGTGTCCATAGTTTAGTGTGATCTGGTGTATTGTGCAACTTGTGGCGGTCGTACAAAAAGTATGCCAGAGTAGTCCCGCAGTGAGAATTTTTCCCTCGCCTTTCACTAGGCGAAGGGCCTGAATTTGAGCGTGGTTTGTAAAAATGTCCGCATACTTCCCTACATCCGCCACTACATCCCGTAATGAATAGATGATTAGCTCACCCTAGGAGTTTACACCTTGTCCAGGGTCACGTTTATAGCAGGGGGAAAAGCACGTAGTGTCGGGAGCGCTGGACCAGTACCTACACGGAGCCTGCGTCTCCTCGTATCCCGATTCCCGGCCTCTGAGAACCCTTGACCTTGACCCTGACTAACTTTACGTCGTTGCATTTACAGCTGGTGGCTGGTAGCGGAAGCACGGAACAGGGCGATGCCGCAGCCAATGCCCCGGTCGATCCGTCCAGAGCCGCTGCCGGGGCCCAAGAAGCAGTGCCGGGGCCCATTACCAGACTCTTCGTCATCGCCAACCGAGGCATCTCCAACCTCGTCCAAGACCTCATTCTTGTAAGTCGCCCTTTACAATTTTCCTTTCGTCTTTCGCATGGCCGTTGGTGCGTTTAAAGAATGAAAGGGTGCGTGATGtgttacattttctttttctacactgagagaaatttttagttccggctaccgctcggtccttaactattttcattttttaccacaatcgaaaaatatagttctaggtacgaaatgaaaattagttttatagctgttgCCGGAAAGTCGattatccgttactattctttctcgttacgatcactgttactagattttcttgcaactgttgcgaaattttgatgctcgtgcaagaataaattgatgttaaagccttgtttaactaaaaaagtagagtaaacagaacaaactgatttttcgttgcaattaccaaaaaaggatcgacaatagcgcaaaatgattaCGTGTACcccgtttttcgtaattcgaacaatattcaaacagtttttttaacgatatctgttttactgaatttttctagttactgtgacaaatgaaatttttctcactgtaTTTAAACGAAATGCATGGAACGTGTAACGTTCGAAAGGTTTGTGGTTGAGAAATTGACCCATTAGCTGAATAAAGAGCGTAAGTACTAGCTATTATACCCTCAACGAGGGAAAATTATTGCTGTGGTTACTTATGCTCGGTCCTGAgctattttacattattactATGACTGAACGATCAGAAATACAGTTCGGAGcgggaaatgaaaatgagttttgtaACTGTCATCGGAAGACCTAGTAGGTGTTAACTCCATTTTCTTGATACTATtgcaataatttcattttcgtgCAATAATAAGTTGTCGTAAAAGCTCTGttcaactgaaaaaatatatcaaactATACTAGCATATTTAATGTTGGTATAACCAGAAAATATAGCATCAACAACAATAATCACATTAAATACAGTTACTAGTGGTAACGCATTTTCGAatctttgaataattattgtaacgatACTCATTTTATCCGAATTTTCTACAACATAACTAAATCAAATGAAGTTTCCCTCAGTGCTTTTATTCATTGTTGTGTATGTAATAGGAATCATGTTCAGTAACGGTATAAACTCGCGTGCACCTGACATATGACCTTTCAGCACGTATAAAACCGCAAAAgatgtgataaatttttttttattgtttttctgcATTTACCACATTATAATTGGCTTTTTAATGTgtggtatgaaatttttttttcttttttccctttgCACTTGCCATGCAATGcacttttcaaactttcctACAGAAAGCGTACCACTTTCTCCGACCTTCTAACATACAATGTAGACTGTTAGATCCATGACATTAAAGGTGTTgacattatttaaaaaaaaaaaattaaaaaaaaaaaactcaactcATTAGTAAGTAATttagaagagaaaatttttcaactcgtcAGACGAATCTGCACACACATTTGAACAACAGGCAAGTGTTTATTCAgtgaataattgattaatttgcTCTGACATAATCATATATATTTCATGTGAATTATTGAACGTATTGCACAATAAGGCAAAAATCACTCAAGATACGTAAATTCTCAGAACATATTGCTTCATTGCATagcgtataaatttttcaacaagtaTAACCATCAATGCTCCGCTTGGTCAAAATGTGGCAATTTACATAAAAGGTTTCGAACTCAGTAATGATTGAACTTATTGTTATCACGAATCAACGTCACTTTCGTCGCACGAATGCCGGTTGAATTACTTCACCGTATCGCGTTTCGAGTAATTACAACGAATGATAGCCTATTGCAGGCATCGGATGTTACGGTACACAATAAGagaatacatttttccttattcaACTACATATTAATCTGTCAACCGTAAGCCTGCTTAATCTTGTCACCACGTATTGCACGAAACTCTCGTATGACTTAACAgctaattcattttttactccgCGTCGTTGTAACTGTTGCGTAACATCTTGCTTTTTATCGGACATTACCAGCCAGCGACCGCGGCATTACCGatgacaagttttttttaaaatctccATACATCGagtttcgtaatttttaattacccTCAGAAATACGCATACGCGACCAATTTCAGACCGGATTAGAAACACGAACGAGAACTGATGTGGTAAATCGATATttgtagtgaaaaaaaaaaaaagaaaaaaaaggatacaGATTTCAATAAGAGGTTTGGTACAACACGTTTCTAACGGGGCACATACGCCTGTGTGTAGAAATTTATACGCtgttaaaaagtaaaaaaaaaaaaaaaacgttgaaaaattgagtcaTTATTGCTGACCCAACGATCACATAAAGACCGACCAACGTTCCAGATATGACGAATCGGTTATGCAACAACTCACAAATCAATGGAAAGCAAAAATGTGCGCGCGAACTTTCTCTACGAAATAGCTCTAGATAGATGCAGGTAACACGTTCGCCGACTGCAAAGTTACGCAAGCCTTCCTTGCTTGCAAGCGtagcgtcgtcgtcgtcgtcgtcgtcgtcgtcgatcTCCCAACAACCGACGTCGACGATGACCGTTGCCTGGTACAGCTGGGGAATCGGTATGCCACGGGTATCGGTGTGTAAGATCGGGTGACGGGTTCTTGTTATTTAAGTGCCAAATTATTGCGTTAAGCTAGCCTTGAATGGGCGAGGAGACGAAAGTCAGGAACGGTAACCAGCTAAAGAATTCGTCGGAGTGattgaagagagaaaaagaagcaCTAAAAACGAACTAAAAAACATCGTGTCGAAACTGTGCAAGGTGCAGGATAGAAATCGAAAACAGAACTCTAACCACTTGAATCGATACGccagtttcttttcctcctttttttttttttctaactgcATCCGTTCAAAGCTCCAGGGCACGGATTAAGTTGTGTTTAATAATTAATCTTAGACGTCCGTGAATAAGAATTCAGGCAAAAATGTGAAAGACGGTGTTAACCGcgttatttcaaataatcacAGGCGTTAATTTGACGAGTGTAACGAACTTGCTGTATTTCTATATCGTATgcatattttattcgaaagttACTAACGTCTGGTATTCGAGGGGCACTCGCGAGTTtcacattatatttttatggttttgagtctgctttttttttaacttcgcAAGATCTTAATTAATTAGGCAATGTAACTCTGAACGCAATTAGCGCAGGCAATAGAACACGCATGAGTATGATTTTGTAACTATATTCTCAAAGATACGTTACGCCAAAAATGCGGCATCGATCAAGATTAGAAATTGACATTTTAGATTTTccccaaaatttttcacgctaAAGCACTAGTCGAAACATACAGCCCcgttattttccaaattatttttaacattcCCTTCCCGGTACCGTTGTAAACGCTTCGTTTTTGACAATGgctcggaaatttttttgtatctcAGTAAGTTTTTCTAAATCTTGCCTAATTGTAGAAAATGAGCTCGTATAGGGTTGGTTAAAAAgcagtaaaaagaaaaaaaaaataaaccaactAGGTTCTATTTTCTGACCATCAATGTCATAAAAAAACTTCTGgagcaaattaaaaatttcaatatccaAACTTGATCCATACTAAGTTTATGATTCTAAATTTCGCAACGCTTTCGGTGAAACAAAATCCCTCGAACATCACCGACCACCAGATAAATAACGCGTAATTGATTTCTGGCGATTACGTTGGTTACGTGAATGGCACAACAAGTGATCGGTTTCTTCACATCGATTACATGTTTACAACTGCTTGcgatattttcagttttattttcttcttcccttcGGTCTATGCCGGACTTATTTTTCTCGTGGCACGCGCCTATTTGTGGCCAATTGTATCGTAATGCTCGGCGCATGCGAGCGAAATTTGCAGGAGAATACTCGGCAATTGTAACTTTCacaaatctttttttcttactttcagCGTTTGGCAGCGACCAGCGAACGAATTGTTAACTTCAAGGCGCGACTCATCACTTCCATCATCTAGAACGCATCGCGGAGCAGCGCGACGTTAGCTGGACCAAAAATGGTGACCACCTGATTTCGGCTGCCGAGTTCACTACTTTGAGCCGTGGGACCGATCTGGCAACGAAGCTGTTTTAATAATTAAGAATTTTAAGAGAGATTTATACTGAAACACTGCACAGCGAATAGTTGCCTCTTGTCCCCGCGGATCACTTCGACTATAAACAAATACCCTTCGACCCTCAATTGGCCCTTCCAAGACTTCTAAATTATATGAAAGgaatattactattattatatatatatatgttttttttttttatgtttttcttttcatctatTATAccttgatcaatttttttatattttattttattttgtgtttTGCGCAAAACGACCGGACAATCACGAAATGTACGTGAAAGATAGGAGAAACTGTTGTTACGTccgtaagaaaaagaaaaaaaaaaaaaaaagaagaagacgaagaaagaCAGAAACGACTTGTACATAGTCCCATCGACGCATTGCCACACAGAGTGCTCATTTATGTAACTATGTTACTACCGAATCTATTTACTATCgggtattcgaatttttatcgaGCTACCCGAAACCTAGACAGGTAATGCTGGAACAGTGCTGATTTATTCCTACTGTATTAATTAGACTGCGGAAACGTGGGATAAGTGTATGAGATGAGTCAGTTTTGATGTGACGATGTATACGGAAGATCGGCAAGACATTCATCGGCACTGTTTTCCATCGCCGTTATTACTCTAATTttgttaatttgttttttctgccCCCTTTTCGTTTGGTAAATATCCACTTTACGACACGACGCAATGTCTTTTTTAACTTTCCACTTTAGAAACgaaagtgaaagaaagaaaatttgccTTGATGTGTCGAGCCTAAAGAcacgtttgaaatttaataatctACCGTAATATTATTCATAACTAGGCTAATTACCAACTTATATAAATCCTCCCCTGTTATTGTGtagtgtaaataaatattattgtaataataaaatatggtaTTGTTTTCTTAGGAAACGagcagatttttattttttcttaatatcaAACCGTTGACACTTCCAATTAATTTCATCTTCGATagacataatttcaaaatgagACTTTCATTTTCCGTATATCACTTGCATGATTCCtaaatactttgaaaattatgcctGGTCATACCCTGTTTTAGACCATCGAATAATCAAACTCTATCACCTCGTTATTACGTTTCTATTTTTGAGGCAgatgacaaaataaaaaaatgtcttgAAAATCGCACGTTGtatatcaattaaaattaaaaatattttaaaagaaataatctTTGTACTTGGATAGCACagaatagaattaaaaaaaaaaaaaaaaaaaaaaacaagcaaagTTAGCACGGTTGTATTTACAACGCAGGAAGACATCGAAAGGTTCAATTACTACTTAACATACATATGAATAATATTAGTCGaatgaacgaaaattttcacactgacccatatctgaaaaaatatataacacaCCTGTCAACATGGTTAATCTATTCATTGAAACTCTTCAACTGATTTactcattcatttatttattgtattatttttgcGTAGAACGCTACTCTTCAGGGAGACTTTCCGTTGGTATTTGAAGCAAAAAACAACTAGTCTCCTGAATCACTATACAATAGACAAATTCTGTCAACCAGGTACttaaattcatttatatttttgaaaatacatgaaaaaataccATCCAACTGTAACCAAGTTTCCGATAGCCAtacaatattgaaattttctcattcaaaaGATCTACAAAATTCTCTTACAATAAAAACTccttataataaataacactCTGCACGCACATCattttgtacgaaaaatgAACTTCACTTAGTTTTCGTTGCAAGCACAGATCATCAAAAATGACGACGCTGTATGTAtcgtgatttttcaatttatagcGTACGCCACTGCAGTTGAATCacatattttttgtaatctcAATTTTCCTAGTCTTGTCTAGTCGGTTGACAAGCTCCCGATCAGCTATAATCCCTGTCATTTGCCAAAGTATAAACAGATtttaattataagaaaaaactGACAATTGTCAAATACGATTCGCCGTATTTGACGGAAATCCGACATCCCCTTGAcgcaataatgaaatataaaagataaacaaaaaaaaaaagaaagaaatcattATTCAACGACATTGGCATTCTCTGAAATCCAATAAATCGTAATAAAGCAAAACATACTCATAGTTAACCATCTTGACTATTTAAAAGCCAATCTAAAGTTGccaaataatgattttttcttcaatgttTCATCAccttaacgttactaactccAACCTTGTCAAATATCTGTACGAGACCTTTTGTTTACTGAACAttgtatattttcttctcaCTCGAGGTTAGATAAGCTGGCAATTATGTTCGCGGCACTCCCAAAGAAGCTCGATGATGAATCC is a window of Neodiprion pinetum isolate iyNeoPine1 chromosome 4, iyNeoPine1.2, whole genome shotgun sequence DNA encoding:
- the LOC124217300 gene encoding uncharacterized protein isoform X2, producing MRCSRVMITAMATLCVAVVHSLPVQQPESLVPAGQDVNPEAENQIVAESQNNEVRVQFADDQAGAAANEAVAPELAPLDDVEVADENRNKRFLNFDTGNGGSGGGSGNFLFDIIRQTADSAARAAGTVYRVVAGTQSLGLGLSASRDIAPIPAAPAPMGMGMGMGMGMGMPAPPSPSAPGPASSAAPAGNPTAGPGLVAGSGSTEQGDAAANAPVDPSRAAAGAQEAVPGPITRLFVIANRGISNLVQDLILRLAATSERIVNFKARLITSII
- the LOC124217300 gene encoding uncharacterized protein isoform X1, whose product is MRCSRVMITAMATLCVAVVHSLPVQQPESLVPAGQDLERLMVVEADNEAALRSKRTIGLLRQLFPGLSQDVNPEAENQIVAESQNNEVRVQFADDQAGAAANEAVAPELAPLDDVEVADENRNKRFLNFDTGNGGSGGGSGNFLFDIIRQTADSAARAAGTVYRVVAGTQSLGLGLSASRDIAPIPAAPAPMGMGMGMGMGMGMPAPPSPSAPGPASSAAPAGNPTAGPGLVAGSGSTEQGDAAANAPVDPSRAAAGAQEAVPGPITRLFVIANRGISNLVQDLILRLAATSERIVNFKARLITSII